Proteins encoded by one window of Channa argus isolate prfri chromosome 1, Channa argus male v1.0, whole genome shotgun sequence:
- the LOC137126989 gene encoding transmembrane protein 196 isoform X2, whose product MCSSRKILWSLLLLSLVEVGLGVASIVLGAVGISWVRGQHKPQQGDASPVWSGLCFLVCGMCGVLCARKRTGLVMILFSACCICGLIAGILNFQFVRALNKRPESMRSIHLAAMTLACLGISSCTLSTWLTCRLASSEQQRMFLEREHSLHHSHEMTEKID is encoded by the exons ATGTGCTCCAGCCGCAAGATCCTGTGGAGCCTGCTCCTGCTGTCCTTGGTGGAGGTGGGCCTGGGTGTGGCGAGCATCGTCCTGGGAGCCGTCGGCATTAGCTGGGTCCGGGGCCAGCACAAGCCCCAGCAGGGCGACGCGTCTCCGGTCTGGAGCGGACTCTGC TTTCTGGTCTGTGGGATGTGTGGAGTGCTATGTGCTCGAAAGAGGACAGGTCTTGTT ATGATCCTGTTTTCAGCGTGCTGCATCTGTGGCCTGATTGCTGGGATCCTTAACTTCCAGTTTGTGAGAGCATTGAACAAGCGACCAGAATCGATGCGCTCAATTCATCTGGCTGCTATGACTCTGGCATGTCTGG GGATCTCGTCCTGTACCTTATCCACTTGGTTGACCTGTCGCCTGGCCAGCTCTGAGCAGCAGAGGATGTTCCTGGAGAGAGAGCATTCATTGCACCACTCACATGAGATGACTGAGAAG ATCGACTGA
- the LOC137126989 gene encoding transmembrane protein 196 isoform X1, whose amino-acid sequence MCSSRKILWSLLLLSLVEVGLGVASIVLGAVGISWVRGQHKPQQGDASPVWSGLCFLVCGMCGVLCARKRTGLVMILFSACCICGLIAGILNFQFVRALNKRPESMRSIHLAAMTLACLGISSCTLSTWLTCRLASSEQQRMFLEREHSLHHSHEMTEKEILDNSSNGIPQVSYNGHTAASP is encoded by the exons ATGTGCTCCAGCCGCAAGATCCTGTGGAGCCTGCTCCTGCTGTCCTTGGTGGAGGTGGGCCTGGGTGTGGCGAGCATCGTCCTGGGAGCCGTCGGCATTAGCTGGGTCCGGGGCCAGCACAAGCCCCAGCAGGGCGACGCGTCTCCGGTCTGGAGCGGACTCTGC TTTCTGGTCTGTGGGATGTGTGGAGTGCTATGTGCTCGAAAGAGGACAGGTCTTGTT ATGATCCTGTTTTCAGCGTGCTGCATCTGTGGCCTGATTGCTGGGATCCTTAACTTCCAGTTTGTGAGAGCATTGAACAAGCGACCAGAATCGATGCGCTCAATTCATCTGGCTGCTATGACTCTGGCATGTCTGG GGATCTCGTCCTGTACCTTATCCACTTGGTTGACCTGTCGCCTGGCCAGCTCTGAGCAGCAGAGGATGTTCCTGGAGAGAGAGCATTCATTGCACCACTCACATGAGATGACTGAGAAG gagatcctggacAACTCCAGTAACGGCATTCCTCAGGTCTCCTACAACGGACACACTGCAGCATCACCATGA
- the polr1f gene encoding DNA-directed RNA polymerase I subunit RPA43, which translates to MANLEHAEDDPKHVKISGEIPEAGTHADPAGVPPGQSKDAGLVPSSIPSFAAASALLSAPYSCLVLNTHRRHVALPPLYLKKKRTGIQEELDAELLKFSQSLRGVPLAYDNIKIVSQHGDIYDDNGYIHMDIEANFIVFQPKKGQRLLGKVNKLGVSHVGCLVHGCFNASIPKPNLVSVATWRDSGLRAGAELEFEVTALDADTAGVLLIRGRLERTRVQELMAMGESSESSIPGDLPDAPDTEPTPETAEESPEETPKKMKKKKKNKVNVGEREEEVMPSCQNDSNTTLELNGITDEANSSEAGDKKKKKKKKKKEKYLKDEEEEIEVSAMAVHGSDISGYVSDKPSTKRKHDTGCDDISGFNKDLAPPKSKKKRKSDTKKFVCRTDHVQFGNQVNW; encoded by the exons ATGGCAAACTTAGAGCATGCTGAAGATGACCCAAAACATGTGAAAATCTCTGGTGAAATCCCTGAAGCTGGAACCCATGCCGATCCAGCCGGCGTGCCCCCCGGACAGAGCAAGGATGCGGGCCTGGTCCCGAGCTCGATCCCGTCGTTCGCCGCCGCTTCCGCGCTTCTGTCAGCGCCCTACTCGTGTCTGGTCCTGAACACGCACCGCAGGCACGTCGCCCTGCCGCCGTTGTAtctgaaaaagaagaggactGGGATACAGGAGGAGCTGGACGCCGAGCTGCTCAAGTTTTCCCAGAG TCTGAGAGGAGTACCTTTAGCCTACGACAACATCAAAATAGTGAGCCAGCACGGAGACATTTATGATGACAACGGCTACATCCACATGGACATAGAGGCCAACTTTATTGTCTTCCAGCCCAAAAAGGGACAGCGACTATTG GGTAAGGTGAATAAACTAGGGGTAAGTCATGTGGGCTGCCTGGTGCACGGTTGTTTCAATGCCAGCATCCCGAAACCTAACCTGGTCTCTGTGGCAACCTGGAGGGATTCAGGGCTAAGGGCTGGAGCAGAGCTGGAGTTCGAGGTGACTGCTCTCGATGCAGACACAGCTGGAGTTCTGTTAATCCGAGGACGCCTGGAGAGGACCAG GGTTCAGGAGCTGATGGCTATGGGGGAGAGTTCAGAGTCCAGTATTCCTGGAGACCTGCCAGATGCACCAGATACAGAACCCACCCCAGAAACCGCAGAGGAGTCTCCTGAAGAAACTCccaagaaaatgaagaaaaagaaaaaaaacaaagtcaacgtaggggagagagaagaagaggtaaTGCCCTCATGCcaaaatgacagcaacacaACACTAGAGCTAAATGGAATAACGGATGAGGCCAATAGCAGTGAAGCTGGggataaaaagaagaagaagaagaaaaagaaaaaggagaaatatttgaaagaCGAGGAGGAAGAGATTGAGGTGTCTGCCATGGCAGTTCACGGGAGCGACATAAGCGGCTACGTCAGTGACAAGCCAAGCACAAAGAGGAAACATGACACTGGTTGTGATGATATATCTGGTTTTAATAAAGATCTTGCACCACCAAAGTctaagaagaagaggaaaagtgACACTAAAAAGTTTGTCTGCAGAACGGATCATGTCCAGTTTGGAAACCAGGTTAATTGGTAA
- the LOC137127011 gene encoding fer3-like protein, protein MELQDRLVDSTLIDFVSDMNLMEFPHKYALGPKQQEEISSTSPNNQVRLNDASWSHDQENGFRAEHQMDAARYYSRGGHGHTKSKRRRIITVVQRQAANVRERKRMFSLNEAFDELRRKVPTFAYEKRLSRIETLRLAIVYISFMTDLLETT, encoded by the coding sequence ATGGAGCTGCAAGACCGCTTAGTAGACTCCACTTTAATAGATTTTGTCAGTGACATGAACTTGATGGAATTTCCGCACAAATATGCTTTAGGACCAAAGCAGCAGGAGGAGATTAGCTCAACAAGCCCGAACAACCAGGTGCGGTTGAACGACGCATCCTGGAGCCATGACCAGGAAAACGGGTTCCGCGCTGAGCACCAGATGGACGCAGCCAGGTACTACAGCCGCGGTGGGCACGGGCACACCAAGTCCAAACGAAGAAGGATCATCACTGTTGTCCAGCGGCAGGCGGCCAATGTGCGGGAAAGGAAGAGGATGTTTAGCTTGAACGAAGCGTTTGATGAACTGAGGAGGAAAGTTCCCACGTTCGCTTACGAGAAGAGACTATCCCGTATCGAGACGCTTCGTCTGGCCATTGTCTATATCTCTTTCATGACGGACCTGCTGGAGACCACCTGA